In Nostoc sp. UHCC 0926, a single genomic region encodes these proteins:
- a CDS encoding alpha/beta fold hydrolase, protein MTTSSSKTALTPTKTWIWQDFPICYQTQGTTGPAVVLVHGFGASWWHWRKNIPVLAQNCRVYAIDLIGFGGSAKPQPGEKIAYTLETWGQQVADFCREIVGEPAFLVGNSIGCIVAMQAAVSNPDIALGVALLNCSLRLLHDRKRVNLPWSRRFGAPLLQRLLSIKPVGDFFFNQLAKPKTVRKILLQAYANAEMVTDELVDILTSPASDPGAGAVFLAFTSYSTGPLPEELLPLLSCPAIILWGTADPWEPIKLGRELANFPQVEKFIPLEGVGHCPQDEAPELVNPILLDWILERSR, encoded by the coding sequence ATGACAACCTCAAGTTCAAAAACAGCACTTACCCCTACAAAAACCTGGATTTGGCAAGATTTCCCTATCTGCTATCAAACCCAAGGAACCACTGGGCCAGCTGTTGTCCTCGTGCATGGATTTGGTGCTTCTTGGTGGCACTGGCGAAAAAATATTCCCGTATTAGCACAAAATTGCCGTGTTTATGCGATTGATTTGATTGGTTTTGGCGGTTCCGCAAAACCTCAACCTGGTGAAAAAATTGCCTACACATTAGAAACCTGGGGACAGCAAGTGGCAGATTTTTGCCGCGAAATTGTGGGTGAGCCAGCTTTTTTAGTCGGAAATTCTATTGGCTGTATTGTAGCCATGCAAGCAGCAGTAAGCAACCCAGATATTGCCTTAGGAGTTGCTTTGCTTAACTGTTCTTTGCGACTATTGCACGATCGCAAACGGGTAAATTTACCTTGGTCTCGTCGTTTCGGAGCGCCTTTGCTGCAACGCTTACTATCTATTAAACCAGTTGGCGATTTCTTTTTCAATCAACTCGCCAAACCGAAAACAGTGCGAAAAATTCTGCTGCAAGCTTATGCGAATGCTGAGATGGTGACAGATGAGTTGGTAGATATTCTCACTTCACCAGCAAGTGATCCGGGGGCTGGTGCTGTGTTCCTGGCTTTTACTTCTTATTCGACAGGGCCTCTACCTGAAGAACTTTTACCACTATTATCCTGTCCGGCAATTATCTTGTGGGGAACGGCTGATCCGTGGGAACCAATTAAATTAGGGAGAGAATTAGCTAACTTTCCGCAAGTAGAAAAGTTTATTCCTTTAGAAGGAGTGGGGCATTGTCCGCAAGATGAAGCGCCGGAGTTAGTCAATCCGATTTTACTCGATTGGATTTTGGAGCGATCGCGGTAA
- a CDS encoding hybrid sensor histidine kinase/response regulator, producing MAGKNIKVLLVEDNPGDVFLLQEFLKEVTTVVVDLIRVVRLSEALNYLAKEIFDVILLDLSLPDGQGLETFVITHNHAKATPIIVLTGIDDQTLAIRAMQQGAQDYLLKGQVTGDLLVRSMRYAIERQRADNALRQSEERFRVALKNSPIFVYNQDMELRYTWVYNPSDGLTVEEMLGKQDLDIIPVEDAQRLITIKRGVLTTGIGTREEVSITIKDTTRYYDLTVEPLRNESQELVGVTCASIDISERQAALRDRKLAEEKIREQAALLDVTTDAICVRDLNNEIIFWNKGAETVFGWQATESCGKNANELLFDEPSPEIEAALLQVISKGKWQGELTKLTKMGKEILVASRWSLVCDEHGKPKSILTVDTDITEKKLLEAQLFRAQRLESIGTLASGIAHDLNNILTPILAGAQLLPLKFPNIDERTRHLLEILEINAKRGADLVKQVLSFARGVEGKRITLQFKHLIVEVAKILKETFPKCIEVSTDVPQDLWMVSGDSTQLHQVLMNLCVNARDAMPNSGILSISGENLLIDENYARMNLEAKEGPYTVITVFDTGVGIPREILDRIFEPFFTTKDVGQGTGLGLSTVLGIIKSHGGFVNVYSEPGSGTSFKVYLPAVEGMETITPEELRPQRGHGELILVVDDEVAIQEITRTSLEAHNYKTLIASDGMEAIALYAQYRDKISAVLMDIMLPSLDGLTAIRTLQKINPQVRIIASSGLTSDNKLSAVAAIGVNTFLSKPYTVNELLLSLQKVLS from the coding sequence ATGGCAGGTAAAAATATTAAAGTTTTATTAGTAGAAGATAACCCTGGTGATGTCTTTTTATTACAGGAGTTTTTAAAGGAAGTTACCACAGTTGTAGTTGATTTGATTCGCGTTGTGCGGCTTTCGGAAGCACTCAACTACCTAGCAAAGGAAATTTTTGATGTAATTCTGTTAGACCTCTCGCTGCCAGATGGGCAGGGACTGGAAACCTTTGTGATCACTCACAATCACGCAAAAGCCACTCCGATAATTGTGCTTACGGGTATAGACGATCAAACCCTGGCAATTAGGGCAATGCAGCAAGGAGCGCAGGATTATTTGCTGAAAGGACAAGTAACTGGCGATTTGCTAGTGCGCTCAATGCGTTATGCGATCGAACGTCAACGGGCAGACAACGCACTGCGACAGAGTGAGGAACGATTTCGGGTTGCCCTGAAAAACTCTCCAATTTTTGTCTACAACCAAGATATGGAGTTACGCTACACCTGGGTTTACAATCCCTCCGATGGATTGACGGTTGAGGAAATGTTGGGCAAACAAGACTTGGATATTATCCCAGTTGAAGATGCTCAACGTCTGATCACAATTAAACGTGGGGTGTTAACCACTGGCATAGGAACGCGAGAGGAAGTATCAATTACAATCAAAGATACAACTCGATATTACGATTTGACAGTTGAGCCATTGCGGAATGAGTCGCAAGAACTTGTCGGGGTGACTTGCGCCAGTATAGATATTAGCGAACGGCAAGCTGCACTACGCGATCGCAAATTGGCAGAAGAAAAAATTCGCGAACAAGCAGCATTACTAGATGTCACCACAGATGCCATTTGCGTGCGAGATTTAAACAATGAAATTATCTTTTGGAACAAAGGCGCAGAAACAGTTTTCGGGTGGCAAGCTACAGAGTCCTGCGGCAAAAATGCTAATGAGCTTTTGTTTGACGAACCTTCACCAGAAATCGAAGCGGCTCTGTTGCAAGTTATTAGTAAAGGTAAGTGGCAGGGTGAGCTAACTAAACTTACTAAAATGGGCAAGGAAATCCTCGTTGCTAGTCGCTGGAGTCTGGTATGCGATGAACATGGGAAACCCAAATCAATTCTCACCGTTGACACAGATATTACCGAGAAAAAACTCCTAGAAGCCCAATTGTTTCGCGCTCAACGCCTGGAAAGTATTGGCACTCTAGCTAGTGGCATTGCTCACGACCTCAACAATATCCTGACACCGATTCTGGCAGGAGCGCAACTATTACCACTCAAATTTCCCAATATAGATGAACGCACCCGCCATCTACTGGAGATTTTGGAAATCAACGCTAAACGCGGCGCTGATTTAGTCAAACAAGTGCTGTCCTTTGCGCGGGGTGTAGAAGGGAAGCGCATCACTTTACAATTCAAGCATTTGATTGTGGAAGTTGCCAAAATTCTCAAAGAGACATTTCCTAAATGTATAGAAGTCAGCACTGATGTACCGCAAGATTTGTGGATGGTTTCTGGAGATAGCACTCAACTGCATCAAGTACTGATGAACCTCTGCGTTAACGCCCGCGATGCTATGCCTAATAGCGGTATTTTGAGTATCTCTGGCGAGAATCTGTTGATTGACGAAAATTATGCCCGCATGAACCTGGAAGCCAAAGAGGGCCCATACACAGTGATTACTGTCTTTGATACTGGAGTTGGGATTCCTAGAGAAATCTTAGATAGAATTTTCGAGCCATTCTTTACCACAAAAGATGTGGGACAAGGCACAGGGTTAGGACTTTCCACCGTACTTGGGATCATTAAAAGTCACGGAGGTTTTGTGAACGTGTATAGCGAACCGGGAAGTGGCACTAGCTTTAAGGTTTACTTGCCAGCAGTGGAGGGAATGGAAACAATTACTCCAGAAGAATTGCGACCACAGAGAGGACATGGAGAATTGATTTTGGTTGTGGATGATGAAGTTGCCATTCAAGAGATTACCAGAACATCACTGGAAGCTCATAACTACAAAACCCTAATTGCCAGTGATGGTATGGAGGCGATCGCGCTATACGCTCAATATAGGGACAAAATTAGTGCCGTACTGATGGATATTATGCTGCCCTCGCTGGATGGTTTAACTGCCATCCGTACCCTGCAAAAAATCAACCCCCAAGTCAGAATTATTGCCAGCAGTGGACTTACGTCTGACAATAAGCTCAGTGCAGTAGCTGCTATTGGTGTCAATACGTTTTTGTCGAAGCCCTATACTGTCAATGAATTATTGCTTTCTTTACAGAAAGTACTATCATGA
- a CDS encoding response regulator: protein MPIQVLLVEDNPGDAQLTRIALEDSKISIHLNVVEDGVEAMAFLRKQEKYVKAAHPDIVLLDFNLPRKDGREVLAEIKADENLKRIPVVVLTTSQAQEDILKAYNLAANCYITKPVDFDQFVKIVQSIENFWFAIVKLPPE, encoded by the coding sequence ATGCCTATTCAGGTTTTGTTAGTAGAGGACAATCCTGGTGATGCTCAACTCACACGCATCGCCCTGGAAGATAGCAAAATCTCGATTCACTTGAATGTGGTCGAAGATGGTGTCGAGGCAATGGCATTCTTGCGAAAACAGGAAAAATATGTCAAAGCAGCCCATCCAGATATTGTGTTGCTCGATTTCAACCTCCCTAGAAAAGATGGGCGGGAGGTATTAGCAGAAATTAAAGCAGATGAAAACCTCAAACGAATTCCTGTAGTAGTTTTGACGACTTCCCAAGCTCAAGAAGACATCCTCAAAGCTTATAACCTTGCTGCCAACTGTTACATAACTAAACCAGTAGATTTCGATCAATTTGTTAAAATTGTCCAATCAATAGAAAATTTTTGGTTTGCGATCGTAAAACTGCCACCGGAGTAA
- a CDS encoding DUF1003 domain-containing protein: protein MLSGSMNEEEKEYLDYEDNNPLLSKVIQRNIRTLIRLRAKAAKKRNLQDRIADAITSFSGHIVFVYVHLVWFGAWIILNTGKLGVHPFDPFPYGLLTMVVSLEAIFLSTFVLISQNQLSQESEYRANLNLQIALLTEHEVTRVLQMLDAIQDKMGIENDEDSELADLEMETKPEDVLVEIERLQQLALKRKKLNKLNHRS from the coding sequence ATGCTTTCAGGTAGCATGAACGAAGAGGAAAAAGAATACTTAGACTATGAAGATAATAATCCACTACTGTCTAAAGTCATACAACGCAACATTCGCACTCTGATCCGTCTTCGGGCCAAGGCTGCTAAGAAGAGAAACTTGCAAGACCGAATTGCCGACGCTATTACCTCTTTTTCAGGACATATAGTTTTTGTTTACGTACATCTTGTCTGGTTTGGTGCTTGGATTATTTTGAACACTGGAAAGTTAGGTGTACATCCCTTTGATCCATTTCCCTACGGATTGTTGACAATGGTGGTATCGCTGGAAGCAATTTTTTTGTCAACATTTGTGTTGATTAGTCAAAACCAACTGAGTCAAGAAAGTGAGTATCGCGCCAACTTAAATTTACAAATTGCACTCCTGACTGAGCATGAAGTTACACGAGTATTGCAAATGCTAGATGCGATTCAAGATAAAATGGGCATTGAAAATGATGAAGACAGTGAACTTGCTGACTTAGAAATGGAAACTAAACCAGAAGATGTGTTAGTTGAGATTGAGCGACTTCAGCAGTTAGCACTTAAGAGAAAAAAGCTGAATAAACTCAACCATAGATCATAA
- the yidD gene encoding membrane protein insertion efficiency factor YidD — MKLLLIWLIRGYRMFISPLFLPTCRFQPTCSMYAIQAIERFGVLRGGWMATRRILRCHPFHPGGYDPVPEMVEKVKEQ; from the coding sequence ATGAAACTATTATTGATTTGGCTGATTCGGGGCTACCGAATGTTTATCTCGCCGTTGTTTCTCCCAACTTGTCGCTTTCAACCAACTTGTTCGATGTATGCTATTCAAGCCATTGAACGATTTGGAGTGTTGCGTGGTGGGTGGATGGCAACTCGGCGGATTTTGCGCTGTCATCCGTTTCATCCAGGTGGTTACGATCCAGTGCCCGAAATGGTAGAAAAGGTAAAAGAGCAGTAG
- the ychF gene encoding redox-regulated ATPase YchF encodes MLRAGIVGLPNVGKSTLFNAVVANAKAEAANFPFCTIEPNVGVVAVPDERLNVLAKIASSAQIIPARVEFVDIAGLVKGASQGEGLGNQFLSHIREVDAIVHVVRCFENDDIIHVAGSVDPARDIEIINIELGLSDLSQIERRIDRTRKQARTSKDAQFEVTVLEKLAAALNEGKSVRQVSLNEEEAEIIKGLELLTYKPIIYAANVSEDELATGNHFVETVRQIAVTENAQVVIVSAQVEAELVELPEEDKADFLASLGVEEGGLKSLIRATYMLLGLRTYFTCGPKETRAWTINAGMSAPQAAGVIHSDFERGFIRAETVAYKDLVTTGSMNAAKEKGLVRSEGKEYVVHEGDVMLFRFNV; translated from the coding sequence ATGCTAAGAGCCGGAATTGTCGGACTTCCCAACGTCGGAAAATCTACTTTATTTAATGCTGTAGTTGCTAATGCCAAAGCAGAAGCAGCTAACTTCCCTTTTTGCACGATTGAACCGAATGTCGGCGTTGTCGCAGTCCCGGATGAACGGTTAAATGTTCTTGCTAAAATTGCCAGTTCAGCACAAATTATCCCGGCACGGGTTGAATTTGTAGATATCGCCGGTTTAGTTAAAGGTGCAAGTCAGGGTGAGGGACTAGGGAATCAATTCCTGTCCCACATCCGGGAAGTTGATGCGATCGTCCATGTGGTACGTTGTTTTGAGAATGATGATATTATCCACGTTGCTGGTTCTGTTGACCCAGCGCGAGATATTGAAATCATTAATATAGAATTGGGCTTATCAGATTTATCACAAATTGAACGGCGAATTGACCGGACTCGCAAACAAGCTCGTACCAGTAAAGATGCACAGTTTGAAGTCACAGTCTTGGAAAAATTAGCTGCGGCTTTAAATGAAGGTAAATCGGTGCGTCAGGTGAGTTTGAATGAAGAAGAAGCAGAAATTATTAAAGGACTAGAACTGCTCACTTATAAACCGATTATCTACGCCGCCAATGTATCTGAGGATGAGTTGGCAACTGGTAATCATTTTGTGGAAACAGTGCGGCAAATTGCAGTGACAGAAAATGCCCAAGTTGTCATAGTTTCTGCCCAAGTTGAAGCTGAATTAGTGGAATTGCCAGAAGAAGATAAAGCTGATTTTCTTGCGTCTTTAGGTGTGGAAGAAGGCGGTTTGAAATCATTGATTCGTGCAACTTACATGCTTCTAGGCTTGCGGACATATTTTACCTGTGGCCCCAAAGAAACCCGCGCTTGGACAATTAATGCTGGAATGTCTGCACCTCAAGCCGCTGGTGTAATCCACAGTGATTTTGAGCGGGGATTTATTCGCGCTGAAACAGTCGCTTATAAAGACTTGGTAACTACTGGTTCAATGAATGCTGCCAAAGAGAAAGGGTTGGTTCGCAGTGAAGGGAAAGAGTATGTTGTACACGAAGGGGATGTAATGCTGTTCCGATTTAATGTGTAG
- a CDS encoding diacylglycerol/polyprenol kinase family protein yields the protein MLITFSDFTSIPVLWLQIALAAIWVLLILLIAWVVNRFADKPEIVRKIVHIGTGNVILIAWWLDIPASVGITASILASAITLLSYRLPILPGINSVGRQSLGTFFYSVSFGILVAWFWYLQQPQYAALGILIMTWGDGLAALIGQRFGKHKYKVFGTEKSWEGSLTMMLVSYLVSSLILVGTQGNSWQTWVVSLLVAVIATALEAFSFLGIDNLTVPLGSAALAFFLSQLVLS from the coding sequence TTGTTGATTACATTTTCTGACTTCACCTCAATTCCGGTTTTATGGCTGCAAATTGCGTTGGCTGCAATTTGGGTGCTACTCATCCTCCTAATTGCATGGGTGGTAAACCGCTTCGCCGACAAGCCAGAAATCGTGCGGAAGATAGTTCATATTGGCACTGGTAATGTGATTTTAATCGCTTGGTGGCTAGATATTCCCGCCAGTGTAGGGATTACAGCTTCCATTTTAGCGAGTGCAATCACCTTATTATCCTACCGATTGCCCATTCTTCCTGGTATTAATAGCGTCGGACGCCAAAGTTTAGGGACGTTTTTTTACTCTGTCAGTTTCGGTATTTTAGTTGCCTGGTTCTGGTACTTGCAACAACCCCAGTACGCAGCACTAGGAATTTTGATAATGACTTGGGGAGATGGACTAGCAGCCTTGATTGGGCAGCGTTTTGGTAAACATAAGTATAAAGTTTTTGGGACAGAAAAAAGTTGGGAAGGCTCTCTGACTATGATGCTCGTTAGCTATCTCGTCAGTAGTTTGATTTTAGTTGGAACTCAAGGAAACAGTTGGCAAACTTGGGTAGTATCACTGTTAGTAGCAGTTATAGCTACAGCTTTAGAAGCTTTTTCATTTTTGGGCATTGACAATTTGACAGTTCCCTTGGGCAGTGCAGCCCTTGCCTTCTTTTTAAGTCAGTTAGTTTTGAGTTAG
- the hisG gene encoding ATP phosphoribosyltransferase, with protein sequence MLTVALPKGELLKNSIRLLQSVGLDFSAFLDSGTRQLQIPDTKGLAKALLVRAQDVPVYVEYGQAQLGIVGYDVLREKQPQVAHLVDLQFGHCRMSVAVKASSSYRSPLDLLPHGRVASKYVNCAREYFHSLDLPVEIVPLYGSVELGPITGMSEAIVDLVSTGRTLRENGLIEIATLYESTARLIAHPLSYRLNTGNLSDVIAKLRSTILVGV encoded by the coding sequence ATGCTGACTGTTGCATTGCCAAAAGGGGAACTACTTAAAAATAGCATCCGCCTGCTACAATCTGTAGGATTAGATTTTAGTGCTTTTTTAGATTCAGGAACTCGCCAACTTCAAATTCCTGACACCAAGGGACTTGCAAAAGCTTTACTGGTGCGGGCGCAAGATGTGCCTGTTTATGTGGAATATGGTCAAGCACAATTGGGTATTGTTGGTTACGATGTGCTGCGGGAAAAGCAGCCACAAGTAGCTCACTTGGTGGATTTGCAGTTTGGGCATTGTCGGATGTCGGTAGCGGTAAAAGCATCTAGTTCTTACCGATCGCCTTTAGATTTACTACCGCATGGTAGAGTTGCTTCCAAGTATGTGAATTGCGCTCGTGAATATTTCCACAGTCTGGATTTACCTGTGGAAATAGTGCCGTTGTATGGTTCAGTGGAACTAGGCCCGATTACTGGAATGTCAGAAGCGATCGTGGATTTGGTTTCCACAGGGCGGACTTTGCGCGAAAATGGTTTGATTGAAATTGCTACTCTGTATGAAAGCACGGCGCGGTTGATTGCTCATCCTCTGAGTTACCGCCTGAACACGGGTAATTTGAGTGATGTGATTGCCAAGCTGCGTTCAACCATTTTGGTAGGGGTTTAA
- a CDS encoding thioredoxin family protein, with the protein MNILETIDTPVGSYAPDFELPGIDGQVHHLRRYLEKFRAVGVISMCNHCPYVEWYIDRLKNIQAEFASEGFTLIGMNGSDGNYHTRSSFENMKAFAQYHHLNFPYLWDSTQDVTRSFGATKTPMAFLIDTNGIVRYKGQIDDHPQDASAVREDYLKIAIASLFLGEEIDIPQTEALGTTLIWRN; encoded by the coding sequence ATGAATATATTAGAAACAATTGATACTCCTGTTGGGAGCTACGCACCAGATTTTGAACTGCCAGGTATTGATGGTCAAGTACACCATCTCAGGCGTTATCTTGAGAAGTTCCGAGCAGTGGGCGTCATTTCCATGTGTAACCACTGTCCTTATGTAGAGTGGTATATAGACAGGTTGAAAAACATTCAAGCCGAATTTGCCTCAGAAGGCTTCACACTAATTGGCATGAATGGTAGTGATGGTAATTACCATACTAGGTCAAGCTTTGAAAATATGAAAGCTTTTGCTCAGTATCACCACTTGAACTTTCCCTACCTCTGGGACTCGACGCAAGATGTGACCCGCAGTTTTGGTGCTACAAAAACACCAATGGCCTTTTTAATAGATACTAATGGTATAGTACGCTACAAAGGACAAATTGACGATCATCCCCAAGATGCATCAGCAGTGAGAGAAGATTATTTAAAAATTGCGATCGCTTCTCTGTTTCTTGGTGAAGAAATAGATATACCACAAACAGAAGCATTAGGTACTACATTAATTTGGCGTAACTAG
- a CDS encoding GAF domain-containing protein: protein MKAGHIDIEVVRLEALRQYQILDTEPEEAYDNLAQLAASICGTPISLVNFIDENRQWFKAKVGLDVSEMPRSVGFSYLCQEQRNVVVVLDTLADEKLANNPIVTGYPYVRFYAGVPLITPRGDMLGTLCVIDQVPRQLSQKQVEALVALSRLVIDQLELRRHVVEVSQITEKLLAHKQAAHAQSEAARTRMTNLLESITDGFFALDKKWRFTYINGQAERLLQKTQYEFLGKNIWEVFPEIIGTTFDREYHRAILEQVSVEFEEFYPPQKCWLQIHAYPAKDGLSVYFQDITERRKTAKALRESEERWQLALNGNNDGIWDWNLKTNEVFFSTRWKEMLGYKDHEVSNSWDEWTKRIHPDERNSVLQAFQDHFAKKTPFYVCEYRVQCEDGSFKWILDRGQAYWDASGDVVRMVGSYTDITDRKWVEKELKRQNLRSQLFAEITLKIRESLQIDEILQTTVTEVQKLLKADRVLIFQLETNGSGTVVQEAVLPGWPVILGENIFDPCFKAEYLERYRQGRISAIEDIEVAHIQPCHRKFLQQFAVRANLVVPILVREGIWGLLLAHQCAAPRQWNNFETELLQQLGNQIGIALSQAQLLEQETRQSQELARSNADLEQFAYVASHDLQEPLRMVTSYLQLLEQRYKNKLDANADQFITYAVDGAHRMQTLINDLLNYSRLSSRGQPFMLVDCNLVLEGAIANLQLAIADSKAVVTHDPLPEVMADATQLTQVFQNLIANAIKFCRHQQPRIHIGVAKPDANLDGESLNLIPLADEWLFCVHDNAIGLESQYAERIFIIFQRLHGRGKYPGTGIGLAICKKIIERHGGRIWVESKPGQGSTFYFTIPDRALKQSSTL from the coding sequence ATGAAAGCTGGACACATTGATATAGAAGTGGTAAGGCTAGAAGCGCTTCGCCAGTATCAAATTCTTGACACCGAACCCGAAGAAGCCTATGACAATCTAGCTCAGTTAGCGGCATCTATTTGTGGCACTCCCATATCCTTGGTAAATTTCATTGATGAAAACCGTCAATGGTTTAAGGCAAAAGTCGGTTTAGATGTATCAGAAATGCCCCGGAGTGTTGGGTTCTCTTACCTTTGCCAAGAGCAGCGTAACGTTGTAGTAGTTTTGGATACCTTAGCTGATGAAAAATTGGCCAATAATCCAATAGTAACTGGCTATCCATATGTGCGGTTTTATGCAGGTGTACCCCTAATTACTCCGAGGGGAGATATGCTGGGAACTCTGTGTGTAATTGACCAAGTTCCACGGCAATTGAGCCAAAAACAAGTCGAGGCGCTTGTAGCTCTGAGTCGCCTGGTAATCGACCAACTAGAACTCAGGCGTCATGTAGTTGAAGTATCTCAAATTACCGAGAAACTCTTGGCGCACAAGCAAGCAGCCCACGCCCAATCTGAAGCCGCCAGAACCCGGATGACTAATCTGCTCGAAAGCATCACTGATGGTTTTTTTGCCCTAGATAAAAAGTGGCGATTCACCTACATTAATGGTCAAGCAGAACGGCTCTTGCAAAAAACCCAGTATGAGTTTTTGGGTAAAAACATCTGGGAGGTGTTTCCAGAAATCATCGGCACAACATTCGATCGTGAGTATCACAGGGCAATATTAGAACAGGTGAGTGTGGAATTTGAGGAGTTTTATCCACCACAGAAGTGCTGGCTTCAAATCCACGCCTATCCGGCAAAAGACGGCTTGTCTGTTTATTTCCAAGACATTACTGAACGACGGAAAACAGCAAAAGCACTACGAGAGAGTGAAGAACGCTGGCAATTAGCATTAAATGGTAATAATGATGGTATTTGGGACTGGAACCTTAAGACTAATGAAGTGTTCTTCTCAACTCGGTGGAAGGAAATGCTCGGCTATAAAGACCACGAAGTTTCCAACAGTTGGGATGAATGGACAAAACGAATCCATCCCGATGAGCGAAATTCGGTACTTCAAGCTTTCCAAGACCACTTTGCTAAGAAAACACCGTTTTACGTCTGTGAATATCGAGTCCAATGCGAAGACGGCAGCTTTAAGTGGATTCTAGATCGCGGACAGGCATATTGGGACGCATCAGGTGATGTGGTACGGATGGTTGGTTCCTATACTGATATCACAGATCGCAAGTGGGTAGAAAAGGAATTAAAACGGCAGAATCTGCGATCGCAACTATTTGCCGAAATCACTCTGAAAATTCGAGAATCTTTACAAATAGACGAAATTCTCCAAACCACGGTTACTGAGGTACAAAAATTATTAAAAGCTGACCGAGTTTTGATTTTTCAATTGGAGACTAATGGTTCGGGAACAGTGGTGCAAGAGGCAGTGCTGCCTGGTTGGCCCGTAATTCTAGGAGAAAATATTTTCGACCCCTGCTTTAAAGCAGAATACCTAGAAAGATATCGCCAGGGAAGAATCAGTGCCATTGAAGACATTGAAGTTGCTCATATCCAACCCTGCCATCGAAAATTTCTTCAGCAGTTTGCTGTCAGAGCTAACCTCGTAGTGCCGATTCTTGTCAGGGAAGGTATTTGGGGCTTGTTGCTAGCTCATCAGTGTGCCGCACCTCGACAGTGGAATAACTTTGAGACGGAGTTGTTACAGCAACTAGGTAACCAAATTGGAATTGCTTTATCTCAAGCGCAACTATTAGAACAAGAAACCCGCCAAAGTCAGGAACTGGCGCGTTCCAATGCGGATTTAGAACAGTTTGCCTATGTGGCTTCTCATGACTTGCAAGAGCCGTTGCGGATGGTAACGAGTTATTTACAACTACTGGAGCAAAGATACAAAAATAAACTGGATGCGAATGCCGATCAGTTTATCACCTACGCTGTAGATGGGGCACACCGGATGCAAACGTTAATTAACGATTTGTTGAACTATTCCCGTCTCAGTAGCCGGGGACAGCCCTTTATGCTAGTTGATTGTAATCTTGTTTTAGAGGGGGCGATCGCTAATCTTCAACTGGCGATCGCGGATAGTAAAGCAGTTGTCACTCATGATCCTCTACCTGAAGTGATGGCTGATGCTACCCAACTGACACAAGTATTTCAAAACCTGATCGCCAACGCGATCAAATTTTGCCGTCATCAGCAGCCACGAATTCACATTGGGGTAGCGAAGCCAGATGCAAATCTAGATGGAGAAAGTTTAAATCTTATCCCGTTGGCAGATGAATGGTTGTTCTGTGTGCATGATAATGCAATTGGTTTGGAATCCCAATATGCTGAACGAATTTTTATAATTTTTCAGCGCTTGCACGGTAGAGGCAAGTATCCAGGTACCGGAATTGGTCTGGCAATTTGTAAGAAAATTATAGAACGCCACGGCGGCCGGATCTGGGTTGAGTCGAAACCGGGTCAAGGCTCGACTTTCTACTTCACAATTCCAGATAGAGCTCTTAAGCAATCGTCAACCCTATAA